A genomic segment from Propionibacteriaceae bacterium ZF39 encodes:
- the lipB gene encoding lipoyl(octanoyl) transferase LipB, whose product MSLHYRWLGLVDYSETWDLQRELHAGVVAGGQETVLMLEHHAVYTAGRRTQPEHHPTDGTPVIPVDRGGLITWHGPGQLVGYPIVRLPDHVGVVDYIRRVEEALIRYLTDLGLTTGRVRGRAGVWLSAEPGKPERKIAQIGVRVAHKASMHGFSLNVSPDMSWTQTIVPCGITDAGVTSIALELGDKAPTVREAAEGMERHLDELLAWEPFEQSPDLHPTAEEPVPAVGVQYGLNVG is encoded by the coding sequence ATGTCCCTCCACTATCGCTGGCTCGGTCTCGTCGACTATTCCGAAACCTGGGATCTCCAGCGTGAACTGCACGCCGGGGTGGTCGCGGGCGGGCAGGAGACGGTGCTGATGCTGGAGCATCACGCGGTCTACACGGCGGGCCGGCGTACGCAGCCGGAACACCACCCCACCGACGGCACCCCGGTCATCCCGGTCGACCGCGGCGGCCTGATCACGTGGCACGGCCCGGGCCAGCTCGTCGGCTATCCCATCGTGCGGCTGCCCGATCATGTGGGGGTCGTCGACTACATCCGCCGCGTCGAGGAGGCGCTGATCCGTTACCTCACCGACCTGGGCCTGACCACCGGCCGCGTACGCGGTCGCGCCGGGGTCTGGTTGTCCGCCGAGCCCGGGAAGCCGGAGCGCAAGATCGCCCAGATCGGCGTACGCGTGGCCCACAAGGCCTCGATGCACGGGTTCTCGCTCAACGTCTCCCCCGACATGAGCTGGACGCAGACGATCGTGCCGTGCGGCATCACCGATGCCGGCGTCACCTCGATCGCGCTCGAGCTCGGCGACAAGGCACCCACCGTGCGGGAGGCCGCCGAGGGCATGGAGCGCCACCTCGACGAGCTGCTGGCCTGGGAGCCGTTCGAGCAGTCCCCCGACCTGCACCCCACGGCCGAGGAGCCGGTCCCGGCTGTCGGCGTGCAGTATGGCCTGAACGTCGGATAG
- a CDS encoding ATP-binding cassette domain-containing protein, whose translation MDDTPWAIEIDGLTKRFERLAGPPRLAVDNLTMRVPRVGVHGFLGPNGSGKSTTIRLLLGLVRPSAGTMRILGTPVPAQLPQVIGRVGAIVERPRFFGEFSARKNLRLLATSIGVPGRVVEEVIDLVGLSDRATDRYATFSLGMQQRLAVAATLLKDPQVVIFDEPTNGLDPAGIREMREMIRTLADRGKAVLVSSHLIGELEQVVDSVTIIRGGRRLAEGMIDEVLGRRTILRVGVAEPARAAGVLRANGWAVDERPRHLEVTGDWPAELVTRQLADVGLWVSELHVARASLEQRFLELTALPEPAYPLRRIA comes from the coding sequence ATGGACGACACCCCCTGGGCCATCGAGATCGACGGCCTCACCAAACGATTCGAGCGGCTCGCCGGACCGCCCCGCCTCGCGGTGGACAATCTGACCATGCGGGTGCCCCGGGTGGGCGTGCACGGCTTCCTCGGGCCCAACGGCTCCGGCAAGTCGACGACCATCCGGCTGTTGCTGGGACTGGTCCGGCCGTCGGCGGGCACGATGAGGATCCTGGGTACGCCGGTCCCGGCGCAACTGCCGCAGGTCATCGGTCGCGTGGGGGCGATCGTTGAGCGGCCCCGCTTCTTCGGCGAGTTCAGTGCCCGCAAGAACCTGCGCCTGCTCGCGACGTCGATCGGGGTCCCGGGGCGGGTCGTCGAGGAGGTCATCGACCTCGTCGGACTGAGCGACCGGGCGACCGACCGCTATGCGACGTTCTCTCTCGGCATGCAGCAGCGGTTGGCCGTCGCGGCGACGCTGTTGAAGGACCCGCAGGTGGTCATCTTCGATGAGCCGACCAATGGCCTCGACCCGGCCGGGATCCGGGAGATGCGGGAGATGATCCGTACGCTGGCCGACCGCGGCAAGGCTGTCCTGGTGTCCAGCCACCTGATCGGTGAACTCGAGCAGGTCGTGGATTCGGTCACCATCATCCGCGGCGGTCGTCGACTGGCCGAGGGCATGATCGACGAGGTTCTCGGTCGGCGCACGATCCTGCGGGTCGGCGTGGCCGAGCCCGCCCGGGCGGCCGGCGTACTCCGGGCCAACGGCTGGGCAGTCGACGAACGCCCGCGCCACCTGGAAGTCACCGGCGACTGGCCGGCCGAACTCGTCACGCGCCAACTGGCCGACGTCGGCCTTTGGGTCAGCGAGCTCCACGTCGCCCGGGCCTCGCTCGAGCAGCGCTTCCTCGAACTGACCGCTCTCCCCGAACCGGCCTATCCCCTGCGGAGGATCGCATGA